GTCCTtcattggttttggttttgatacATCCGGTGGTCCATCTTGGATCCACTGTACTTTCGAAATGGacaattaaagttatttttttacggattttataaattgatttaaattactcttttttaattaaaaatagttacaagtattttctatagaaaatatctttcttgatgttataaattttgatcaaaagttcagatttttaacttttaatttataaattatgatttataccacatttgtttttttaaaaaaaataagtcggtttttattaaatatatttctaaatttatttttgttaaaacatttgaaattgttattcattttttactttgatgattttttattaaaaaaaattggaggtCTATTCTTCCTGGCTTTATGCTAGGTCGACTCTaccattgaattttaaaactataaataaaacgagtttttattttatttttttatgtacatCTTGAGTTAgttaggttttataattttagataaaaaaaacagcttagcACCTGAACGGGTCAGCATATTAATTCCTCGCTTAAATGAGTAacaagaattaattttataacagtaataataataataataatattaagttcaaatcttagaGATTTTAGAGTCAGTATTCAggaaaatcttttaaatttctctGACAATACTAGTCAATATAAAGAATGTACAGTTTAATCTTAATTGATGTACAAATTGGAATGGAATTTCTTTACTGTccaatcaataataataataataataataataatgttttctatttgattttcgATGGCTAAAATGCACCATCCTGTATATAGACCGGGTCCATTTTGCGCAGCCGTACAATTTTAACAGGGAGGACAATTTCAAGGGCCAATGGTTGTTgttgtaaagaaagaaagatgtgaagaagaagaaaaaaagtagaTCAACCATgtctttaattaaaatgttgctttccagaaaaaataaaataagaaaaaaaagtcaacatgaTAAGTAATCTGGGATTGCATTTTAAATTACAGTTATTGtcgattttataatttaaaatacctAGATATTGAtttggtctctctctctctcacacacacacacacacacacacacacacatatatatatatatatatatatatatcacggaaatttattatgtcaattactttttaatattaaataatattattttatttaaaaaaattagattgaattataatatattatgtCAAATTAGTGACACTCTTCAATACAAACATGCATATCAAGAAAAGCTCCACATAACTATTTGGGGTTATCCAGTCATAGGGTGAATTCATACGTGCGTACTTGAAGAGTTTCAATGAGGAGATGCTATTGGTAAAATAATTGCTTAATTGTTagcttaattgaattttgaaatatcatttgtTAGCTTAATTGTTCTTTAATATTATGAACAATACGTGTTCATCAATAACTCAACTTAACAAAGCATATGTACAACTATACACAATGTGGATGCATTTAATGAAAGAAGAGATCATAATTAACACTTGACATCCTTTAAGTCTTACAATCATACTAAGCTTAgcctttttaaaaaaccttCTACCTGGTATCACCATGCATCTGGCCTTTGTACCATCTATCTATTTTATACATAGCGTCATTGGAGacttttgttaaattataagCAAGCTATTTGGAAATTATGTATAACTGTTGATGAGAAATGATTAAACTAACATCGTGAATGAGAGAAGTACTTGTCACAAGGGTAAATTTTCAGCCAAAATTAATTGTTAGGCAAGCTAGTACCCACTAATTAATACaatcttttcttattaattcatTCGTGTCTATCATAACGAAGTGTTTTTCATGTCAACAAAGGTTCTCTACTTCTTATTTTCACACTTACTATCTAGGAAAAATGTTCGGAGCTTCTACTTCAAAGTTTACATGATTCATATGAGcaacttattataattttaaacaactttttattttcacaactTACTATCTAGTCTTTAGTGATGTTGCGGTTgttatattgaaagaaaaaaataggctCAAGAACAAGGAGTATAGAGTTAATAGTTCACACCAAGCAAAGGTGTTATTGGTGCTATGAGGAAGATCAATCGAGCATGGCTCTAGTGGGAGTCAAAGACAAAAGAAGTctgaatcaagaaataaaaatactatataatgtacaactaaaatagaaaatagcaCTTCAAAAAGGATTGTTGGTATAAAAAGGGTGTAAAGAACACCTTGAAGTTGTCAAAACCTCTGGGATGTATAGCATGAACTTCAAATGATGgagatattttatataacaaaacaaaaatagtctTTAATGATAGAAAAGAACTTGTTaaggtttatttaatgaattcaTGAGTAACATGACACATGACTTCACATAGGAATTAGTTTGATCTATATATGAACCTATCTTTGAAGACTTAGTGTTCATAGTTATAATCATTCCTTAAAAATAGCTGGCATTGACATCATCAAATTAAAGATGTATGATAGTTGAATCCATACTATTTAAGAAATATGACATGTGAAAAGTTTGAAGAAGATTTTCAAGCTTTTATCTTTGAGATAACTAGATAGTCTTGCTTTAAGATTTACTCTCTTATGCAATGGCCTCCGTCCATATAAATGgatagaaaatataagaaagaaaattaaattacttaaaaCAACCTTATCATATTGGTGTGGGTGTGTGTTTTGTTACCTAATTGTTCGTATATTTATAGGCAATTATTGAGACTTTGATTAGTCAATATCTctaagctaaattttttttccttagattTATAATAGGCACATCATGATTTACATTATCTAATTGAAGCACTCTTGAAAAACCtgtattaatgatgatgattaaaaaaaaactatagtgcATGATCAATGAGTTTTATTAAAAGTCTTGTAAAGATTATGTTCTTTTCGAAGTTGGTTGATGAATTGAAAAGTTGAGAATGCTGAACTTGAATATAACAAACACTTGCAAAACAAGTCTAGGAGACCCTTTAATGTTTAAGTTTGTTTAAGTTGGTACTGGTGATGAAGGAAATGAGCCTTTAAGGTTGTATTGTGTTTGTTTATAGAATAaagatttgagaaaaataagatgTTATTTTCTTCTAAAGAGGTTGATTCCTTACCTTAGGTTCAAGGTTGTTTATAGAGCCTTGGTGTGTCCATACAAGAGTATATTAGTCAATGTGTGTGTAACCTATACTTTTAGACTATTTAGAGACACAGGTCCATGGTGACAATTTATCTACTATAAAATCTGTCCAAATTTTATGGGATCCTAAAGAGTCTTGTTTTTGAAGTCCAAGATTGAGTTTAAATGGGATTCTAAAGAGTCTTCTATTTGAAGTTATTGCCTTGTTGGGCATTATAGATACCTTAGATCCAACGAAGAGATTGATGTTAAAGACTAGTTATGTCAATAAGGCTTCTAAAAGGTTGGACTGACCATTTCAGatttagttaaatatataatGGGTTACatgatatgtttatatatatgaaagggtgtGATTTCTAATTAGGTCTTGGATGTTTGGTTGAACTTTATTGCCCATTATAATTTTAAAcgtgtatttttttaagtattttatctcaaattttataACACTCAAATTATATTATAGAGATATAGAACTCGTAACTGTCAATAAAGACGTCTATATTAAataacttgattgaataaattatatatatataaacttaagaACCTAAATACTTCTATTAGATTTTTGCTTTGAATTTTGTAATATAATAACAGGAActcaataatattattcattGATTCTGGGTTGCGGAGTACTGGTGTAAAACTAGCCTAAATAGGGGTCAATCTACTAGCATCAGAGATTTGTACTAAAAATCTTTGATCAATTCCTAGTGCACTGAAAGAGGGCCTTGTAGTAATTGTACAGTACTGTTCATTTCCCGCTTCCTAGGTctgcatctctctctctccctctgtcTTTCAAGGATTCTAACTAATCTAAGCTTATCGTGGTCGTCTTAGAAAGAAACTAAATCACATTAGTCACATGCTCTCCTCCCAACTTCTTAGTATATGTTTATACATCACACACAGAACATGCACCCATCTTGCAATCTCGCTCTGCGTCTCTAGccatctccctccctccctctctctcagcGCTCGCCATGTCCGGTGTTTGGATATTTGACAAGAACGGAGTGGCTCGCCTGATAACAAATCCTACAAGAGAGTCTTTCGAGCAGAAAGAGCCACTCCATCCAGGCACAGCCACGGCTCCTGGGGCTAGACCCAGGGTCCTTGTCTATCTCCCAGCAAACCATGTGATCCGTTCCTACACCGAACTCGAGCAGCGACTAGCAGAACTTGGCTGGACTCGCTACTATAACTCCAACCAGCCCAACCTTCTGCAATTTCACAAGTCTGACAACTCGGCCCATCTCATTTCTCTTCCTCGAGATTTCGATAGCTTCAAACCTCTCCACATGTATGATATTGTCGTGAAGAATCGATCTTTCTTTGAAGTTCGAGATCCTGCAGCGAGTTAAGGTATCGGTATTGTCTTTCATCATAACAGTTTTTCAAATACAACAGAAAGGGTTATATAACTGTTTTAGTCTAGCAGCTGGTACGTAGCCATAACATGTAAATTAGGACTTTAATCAAGTATAAATAGTGATATAATTTCATGGTTCCCTCTTTTTCCTAAGCAAAATGCGTGTTGTTTAGGGGATGGGAATTTCGAGAGAGTGCGCATGTTGTGTGGTTAATGTAATTTGTTCTAGTCTGCGTTAGTGTTCTTGAAACTCCCTCTTCCCTCTCTTCAATTCTTGTTCTTGCTGGTCATTCTGCTTCTTGTGttatagttataattttatattcttatttaatttgttgtgaATATTGTTAGCTGAAGACTGTATATTTACATCTATAATTAAGATTGTGTAAAACACCTGCATCAAGTTTGAACGGCTCAAGGAGAGGATTCCTCGATTGCTATCCAGCCATCAAAGGCAAGAAATAAACTCATATATATGTCTGTTATAGATACTCCTCGAGGAATTCTATCTAATCTATTTTATCATACTCCCTTTGACCAGGACAGTGAATACTACGACTGCCCTTTGTTGCagcttgctttttttctttttgtgtctaggttaatttaagttaatttttaacttgtAGTTTAAAGAAcagttataaatatatttgcttaggagtatttttttaatttaaataaaaagatttcatgaaattgagtcaaaattttaatttaataaaaagttaatttttttatttttaaattatgaaatctaactTGTATTATCTCTcttatgtaaaaattaaatgttgtcttaaatattttttatttaaaactaaatttcgattcaaagtaaaaaattaactatttattaatcaaatatatatgtgAGTTGTACAGGTTCTGGGAGAGTTAATATTACCGTACCAAGTCATAGATTGTTTCTAGTatcataaaaattgttttttaaaaattatttttaatatcattatattaaaataatataaaaatataaaaaattaaaaatataattataacacaATGATAAAcgagacaaaaaaaacttgtttggtactatgatgattattattttttgaaatgatttatatttagaaatgtgttagaagagtttttttttaaaatttattttgtatattaatatataaaattttaaaaaataaaaaataatttaaaattaaaaagaaaaaggtgaaggactagttggttttttatttatttttactagaGGTCTACGAGTAGAAGGTGAAGTTTCATGCAGAGGCTGTTATATAATGTTCAATCA
This region of Populus trichocarpa isolate Nisqually-1 chromosome 9, P.trichocarpa_v4.1, whole genome shotgun sequence genomic DNA includes:
- the LOC7488114 gene encoding flowering-promoting factor 1 — encoded protein: MSGVWIFDKNGVARLITNPTRESFEQKEPLHPGTATAPGARPRVLVYLPANHVIRSYTELEQRLAELGWTRYYNSNQPNLLQFHKSDNSAHLISLPRDFDSFKPLHMYDIVVKNRSFFEVRDPAAS